A window of the Sphaerobacter thermophilus DSM 20745 genome harbors these coding sequences:
- a CDS encoding IS982 family transposase has protein sequence MDVDTFLITVYVLVDTFCQTHLPPEPHRPGPAPALSRSEVLTLAIFGQWMRFSSEQDFYRYAERHLRPYFPTLPHRSQYNRLLRRHQVALAQFALYLADQLGRGPVAVDVLDVAPAPVRNAKRRGRGWLAGEANIGFSLRLGWFAGFRVLTAVSLEGAITGWGVAPASTNERSLAETLIACRAHPDPRLPSVGTPVATYLADSGFAGEDYKAHLAATYGVTLVATPQRGSRRRWPKAVRRWVARHRQIVETVVGRLLHTFGLERERPHTLAGFQARLAAKVALHNLCCWLNRQQGRPLLAVANLITW, from the coding sequence ATGGATGTGGACACCTTCCTGATTACAGTCTATGTCCTGGTCGACACCTTCTGCCAGACCCACCTGCCCCCGGAGCCCCACCGCCCCGGCCCCGCGCCGGCCCTGAGCCGCAGCGAGGTCTTGACCCTGGCCATCTTCGGGCAGTGGATGAGGTTCTCCAGTGAGCAGGACTTCTACCGCTACGCCGAGCGCCACCTGCGCCCCTACTTCCCGACCCTGCCCCACCGCAGCCAATACAACCGGCTGCTGCGGCGGCATCAGGTCGCCCTGGCCCAGTTCGCCCTCTACCTGGCAGACCAACTTGGCCGGGGGCCAGTGGCGGTGGATGTGCTCGATGTGGCGCCGGCTCCGGTGCGCAACGCCAAGCGCCGCGGGCGGGGCTGGCTGGCCGGCGAGGCCAACATCGGCTTCAGCTTGCGCCTGGGCTGGTTTGCCGGCTTCCGCGTGCTGACCGCCGTCAGCCTGGAGGGGGCGATCACCGGCTGGGGCGTGGCCCCGGCCAGCACCAATGAGCGGTCCCTCGCCGAGACCCTGATTGCCTGTCGGGCCCACCCCGATCCCCGCCTGCCCAGTGTCGGCACGCCGGTGGCGACCTATCTGGCCGACAGTGGCTTTGCCGGCGAGGACTACAAGGCGCACCTGGCGGCCACCTATGGCGTGACGCTGGTGGCCACCCCGCAGCGGGGCAGTCGGCGGCGCTGGCCCAAGGCGGTCCGCCGCTGGGTGGCCCGCCATCGCCAGATCGTGGAGACGGTCGTTGGACGACTGCTGCACACCTTCGGCCTCGAGCGGGAGCGCCCGCACACCCTGGCGGGCTTCCAGGCGCGACTGGCGGCCAAGGTGGCGCTGCACAACCTCTGTTGCTGGCTGAATCGGCAGCAGGGGCGGCCGCTGCTGGCCGTGGCGAACCTGATCACCTGGTAG
- the secD gene encoding protein translocase subunit SecD, whose translation MRIKPGFALILIVLLTLGAVWVDLPDGVLDPFNWKGDRISVHQGLDLQGGLQVILQAQPPAGQSVSRDALLGTRDTIERRVNALGVSEPLIQTRGDDQIVVELPGIEDPEAAVNILKETALLEIINPNGQYLPEGMLVNTTLGPADSVGTGSPAATPSATPSATPEATPGADGAAGTEAEATPEPSGPVYETIVTGADLKDAYPTTDPQTGVLVVGFELKPEAAQKFYDFTSTHIGQPMSIVVDKRVISTAEIRNPIRDSGVIQGMPAAEVNALALQLKSGALAVPLEVVQSRTVGPTLGQDSIDKSIVAGAVGLALVALFMILFYRVPGVLSVVALMVYSAIVFALFKLIPVVLTLAGIAGFILSIGMAVDANVLIFSRMKEELRRGNPVRRAIEAGFDHAWPSIRDSNVSTMITCVILYWFGRYTGASIIQGFALTLFIGVAVSMFSAITVTRTLLRVMLTRGFFHNEWWFGVESAPIPPAGRAASR comes from the coding sequence GTGCGGATCAAACCGGGTTTCGCGTTGATCCTCATCGTCCTGCTCACGCTGGGCGCGGTCTGGGTTGACCTCCCCGACGGGGTACTCGACCCCTTCAACTGGAAGGGCGACCGCATCTCCGTCCATCAGGGGCTCGACCTCCAGGGCGGCCTGCAAGTGATCCTCCAGGCCCAGCCGCCGGCCGGGCAGTCGGTCAGCCGCGACGCACTCCTCGGCACCCGTGACACGATCGAGCGCCGCGTCAACGCGCTCGGCGTGAGCGAGCCGCTGATCCAGACCCGGGGTGACGACCAGATCGTGGTCGAGTTGCCCGGCATCGAGGACCCCGAAGCCGCCGTCAATATCCTCAAGGAGACGGCGCTCCTGGAGATCATCAACCCCAACGGGCAGTACCTCCCCGAGGGCATGCTGGTTAACACGACGCTGGGGCCGGCGGACTCGGTCGGCACGGGCAGCCCGGCAGCGACGCCCAGCGCCACGCCGAGTGCAACGCCGGAAGCCACCCCCGGCGCCGACGGCGCGGCCGGGACCGAGGCCGAAGCCACGCCGGAGCCGAGTGGTCCAGTCTACGAGACGATCGTCACCGGGGCGGACCTGAAGGACGCCTACCCGACCACCGACCCCCAGACCGGCGTCCTGGTCGTCGGCTTCGAGCTGAAGCCCGAGGCCGCGCAGAAGTTCTACGACTTCACCAGCACCCACATCGGCCAGCCGATGTCGATCGTGGTCGACAAGCGGGTCATCAGCACTGCCGAGATCCGGAACCCCATCCGAGACTCGGGGGTGATCCAGGGGATGCCGGCCGCCGAGGTCAACGCGCTGGCGCTGCAGCTCAAGTCGGGCGCGCTGGCCGTGCCGCTGGAAGTGGTGCAGAGCCGCACCGTCGGCCCGACCCTGGGTCAGGACTCGATCGACAAGAGCATCGTGGCCGGCGCGGTGGGACTGGCGCTCGTCGCCCTCTTCATGATCCTCTTCTACCGCGTGCCGGGCGTCCTCTCGGTCGTCGCCCTGATGGTCTACAGCGCGATCGTCTTCGCCCTTTTCAAGTTGATCCCGGTCGTGCTGACGCTGGCCGGCATCGCGGGGTTCATCTTGTCGATCGGGATGGCGGTCGACGCCAATGTACTGATCTTCTCGCGCATGAAAGAGGAGTTGCGCCGGGGTAACCCGGTGCGGCGCGCCATCGAGGCCGGTTTCGACCACGCCTGGCCGTCGATCCGCGACTCGAACGTCTCGACGATGATCACCTGCGTGATCCTGTACTGGTTCGGGCGGTATACGGGCGCCAGCATCATCCAGGGATTCGCCCTCACGCTCTTCATCGGGGTGGCGGTCAGCATGTTCAGCGCCATTACCGTCACCCGCACCCTGCTGCGCGTCATGCTGACCCGTGGGTTCTTCCACAACGAATGGTGGTTCGGGGTCGAGTCGGCGCCCATCCCGCCGGCCGGGCGGGCGGCCAGCCGATGA
- the secF gene encoding protein translocase subunit SecF translates to MIDIVGKRYWWFLLSVLVILPGLVSLAVNGLRVSIDFTGGTLWELQMSRTVQPGEVQRVLAANGYDGSMVQTSEDNVVLIRTKEIQEGSEAKNQLLTALQDEFGQVTELRLESVGPTLGTEIRNRAIIAVALASIGILLYIAFAFRNTQNPFLYGTAAIIAMLHDVAILLGLVSILGWLRGVEVDALFITAVLTVIGFSVHDTIVVFDRIRENLAHKVGETFEETVNYSVVQTLVRSLNTSITTILPLAALYLFGGETTKTFVLVLLVGIIAGTYSSIFNASQIVVAWENGEIQRFFARLRGQGRQSVPAGKGSRP, encoded by the coding sequence ATGATCGATATCGTTGGTAAGCGCTACTGGTGGTTCCTGCTCTCGGTGCTGGTGATCCTGCCGGGGCTGGTCTCGCTGGCCGTCAACGGCCTGCGCGTGAGCATCGACTTTACGGGCGGCACCCTGTGGGAGCTCCAGATGAGCCGCACGGTGCAGCCGGGCGAGGTTCAGCGGGTGCTCGCCGCCAACGGCTACGACGGCTCCATGGTGCAGACTTCGGAGGACAACGTCGTCCTGATCCGCACCAAGGAGATCCAGGAGGGCTCCGAGGCAAAGAACCAGTTGCTCACCGCCCTGCAGGACGAGTTCGGGCAGGTGACCGAGTTGCGCCTGGAGTCGGTCGGCCCCACGCTCGGCACGGAGATCCGCAACCGGGCCATCATCGCGGTAGCCCTGGCGTCCATCGGGATCTTGCTCTACATCGCGTTCGCCTTCCGCAACACCCAGAATCCGTTCCTCTACGGCACCGCCGCGATCATCGCCATGCTGCACGATGTCGCCATCCTGCTTGGTCTGGTCTCGATCCTCGGCTGGCTGCGGGGTGTCGAGGTCGATGCCCTCTTCATCACGGCCGTGCTGACTGTCATCGGCTTCTCCGTCCACGACACCATCGTCGTGTTCGACCGGATCCGCGAGAACCTGGCGCACAAGGTGGGCGAGACCTTCGAGGAGACGGTCAACTACAGCGTGGTGCAGACTCTGGTCCGGTCGCTGAACACCTCGATCACCACGATCCTGCCTCTCGCCGCGCTCTATCTCTTCGGCGGGGAGACCACCAAGACCTTCGTGCTCGTGCTGCTCGTCGGGATCATTGCCGGCACCTACTCGTCGATCTTCAACGCCAGCCAGATCGTGGTCGCCTGGGAGAACGGCGAGATCCAGCGCTTCTTCGCGCGGCTGCGCGGTCAGGGGCGGCAGAGCGTTCCGGCCGGGAAAGGGTCGCGGCCATGA
- a CDS encoding NAD(P)/FAD-dependent oxidoreductase — MTPAAGPPRLRVGVIGGGIAGLTAAYRFAQRGHQVTLWERGPRLGGQAAAFPVLDTAIEYFYHHLFMSDHDIVQLMNEIGIGDDLIWLPSPVGFFADGKIYPLSGAFDLLRLGCVPLIDRLRIGFTTLYLQKLRNWRHFEQVTAAEWLRRAVGQRAFDRVWGAQLRAKFGPRYDQVAMVWFWNKIYLRTQSRPSLLAKEKLGYIRGSFNTLIDRLAEVIAEQGATIKVGVGTDRLERRGNEWLVRTSEGEEVTCDVIVATVPSPILAKLFPDLPEDYKAKLTGAVYQAAVTMLLQTTRSLSHIYWLNIGDPSVPFTGIIEHTNFIGPEHYQGRHFIYVSKYVEHDHPYLTTPDDQLFAEYVPYLQRINPAFSPDWVEQYWVFREYAAQPIITKNYSARIPEHRTPLPGLYLANTAQIYPEDRGTNYSVRIGNVVADLVEQDLRSGLLRPGSPAPAGGS, encoded by the coding sequence ATGACCCCGGCCGCCGGTCCGCCCCGCCTCCGCGTCGGTGTGATCGGCGGCGGCATCGCCGGCCTGACCGCGGCCTACCGCTTCGCCCAGCGCGGCCACCAGGTCACCCTCTGGGAGCGCGGGCCACGCCTCGGCGGGCAGGCGGCTGCCTTCCCGGTGCTCGATACCGCGATTGAGTACTTCTACCACCACCTCTTCATGAGCGATCACGATATCGTGCAGCTCATGAACGAGATCGGCATCGGCGACGACCTCATCTGGCTGCCATCCCCAGTGGGATTCTTCGCCGACGGGAAGATCTACCCGCTCTCCGGCGCCTTCGACCTGCTCCGCCTGGGGTGCGTCCCGCTGATCGACCGGCTGCGCATCGGATTCACGACCCTGTACCTGCAGAAGCTGCGCAACTGGCGCCACTTCGAGCAGGTGACCGCCGCCGAATGGCTGCGGCGTGCCGTCGGCCAGCGCGCGTTCGACCGGGTGTGGGGCGCGCAGCTTCGGGCCAAGTTCGGCCCCCGGTACGATCAGGTGGCGATGGTCTGGTTCTGGAACAAGATCTACCTCCGCACCCAGTCCCGCCCCTCGCTCCTGGCTAAGGAGAAGCTGGGCTACATCCGGGGCAGCTTCAACACCTTGATCGACCGACTTGCGGAGGTCATCGCCGAGCAGGGGGCGACGATCAAGGTCGGCGTCGGCACCGACCGGCTGGAGCGCCGCGGCAACGAGTGGCTGGTGCGGACGAGCGAGGGCGAGGAGGTCACCTGCGACGTGATCGTGGCGACCGTCCCGTCGCCGATCCTGGCCAAGCTCTTCCCCGACCTACCGGAGGACTACAAGGCCAAGCTGACGGGCGCCGTCTACCAGGCAGCGGTCACCATGCTGCTCCAGACCACCCGTTCGCTGTCGCATATTTACTGGCTGAACATCGGGGACCCCTCGGTCCCCTTTACCGGCATCATCGAGCACACCAACTTCATCGGACCCGAGCACTACCAGGGGCGCCACTTCATCTACGTGAGCAAGTACGTCGAGCACGACCACCCGTACCTCACCACGCCCGACGACCAGCTCTTCGCGGAGTACGTCCCCTACCTGCAGCGGATCAACCCCGCGTTCAGCCCCGACTGGGTCGAGCAATACTGGGTCTTCCGCGAGTACGCGGCCCAGCCGATCATCACCAAGAACTACTCCGCCCGTATCCCGGAGCACCGCACACCGTTGCCCGGCCTCTACCTGGCCAACACGGCCCAGATCTACCCGGAGGACCGCGGCACCAACTACAGCGTCCGCATCGGCAATGTGGTCGCCGACCTCGTCGAGCAGGATCTCCGCTCCGGCCTCCTGCGCCCCGGTTCCCCCGCCCCTGCCGGCGGCTCTTGA
- a CDS encoding antibiotic biosynthesis monooxygenase family protein, translated as MFGTVARIRPKPGGIQALLDMSHEFDREHAKRVKGYVADYILESEKHPGEYILVAIFEDRESYMANADSPEQDAFYRRFRQHLTEDPIWEDGEIIYASHGSTMPTWDDASGMMGTEPASPE; from the coding sequence ATGTTCGGGACAGTCGCCCGCATCCGGCCGAAGCCGGGTGGGATCCAGGCACTCCTCGACATGAGCCACGAGTTCGACCGCGAACACGCCAAGCGGGTGAAGGGGTACGTCGCCGACTACATACTCGAGTCCGAGAAGCACCCTGGGGAGTACATCCTGGTCGCGATATTCGAGGACCGCGAGAGCTATATGGCCAACGCCGATTCCCCGGAGCAGGATGCCTTCTATCGCCGCTTTCGCCAGCACCTCACCGAGGACCCGATTTGGGAAGACGGCGAGATCATCTACGCCTCGCATGGCTCCACCATGCCCACGTGGGACGACGCCAGCGGGATGATGGGCACCGAGCCGGCATCCCCTGAGTAG
- a CDS encoding glycosyltransferase 87 family protein, producing the protein MDHGHSGSDDGPGAGAFIAILVGFKLWTLLLILLVATSWGTVGFLAATHVLWIMVGMVALWGPALLWYRLIRMRRRRRELQRAEWEVEDTQRTRH; encoded by the coding sequence ATGGATCACGGGCACTCAGGGAGTGACGACGGGCCGGGAGCAGGAGCTTTCATCGCGATCCTGGTGGGCTTCAAGCTCTGGACACTGCTGCTGATCCTGCTGGTCGCCACGTCGTGGGGCACAGTGGGTTTCCTGGCTGCTACCCACGTCCTGTGGATCATGGTGGGCATGGTGGCACTCTGGGGACCCGCGCTCCTGTGGTACCGGCTCATTCGGATGCGCCGTCGCCGGCGAGAGTTGCAGCGAGCCGAGTGGGAAGTCGAGGACACCCAGCGGACTCGGCACTAG
- a CDS encoding bactofilin family protein, with the protein MIFRKENRSESFQRQISSLRQQLQTETESQTDEFRHSESQDTSQFSASAREGRETADVTIAASRPTDTSGTTQITTATTAGTTPRGTWQTPDTNTSVIAGNAHWNGTLRTEGSLHVHGRAEGELHATHDLYVAEGAQVDAGIFADNVVVAGLVRGTIEARTRLEVLPQGHVSGDVKAPKLVVHEGARLSGKLTMEGTGAVQYSTSSQSTKSRRSGR; encoded by the coding sequence ATGATCTTCCGGAAAGAGAACCGTAGCGAGTCGTTCCAGCGGCAAATCTCCAGCCTGCGCCAGCAGTTGCAGACGGAGACCGAGTCGCAGACCGACGAGTTCCGCCACAGCGAGTCTCAGGACACCTCACAGTTCAGCGCGTCCGCCCGCGAGGGGCGGGAGACGGCGGACGTCACGATCGCCGCGTCCCGACCAACCGATACCAGCGGTACGACCCAGATCACGACCGCCACGACTGCGGGGACGACCCCACGCGGGACGTGGCAGACGCCAGACACCAACACCAGCGTGATCGCCGGGAACGCGCACTGGAACGGCACGCTGCGCACCGAGGGGTCGCTCCACGTCCATGGGCGAGCCGAAGGCGAGCTGCATGCGACCCACGACCTCTACGTGGCCGAAGGCGCCCAGGTGGACGCCGGGATCTTCGCCGACAACGTGGTCGTTGCCGGGTTGGTTCGCGGCACGATCGAGGCGCGTACCCGGCTTGAGGTTCTGCCACAGGGCCACGTGTCCGGTGACGTCAAGGCACCCAAGCTCGTCGTGCACGAGGGTGCCCGGCTGAGCGGGAAGCTGACGATGGAGGGCACGGGCGCCGTCCAGTACTCGACGTCCAGTCAGAGCACGAAGTCGCGCCGCTCGGGCCGTTAG
- a CDS encoding bactofilin family protein encodes MSYRPGGSSSGFGEAGNAQMPEAYSLIDRHSTVEGTFTSERDLRIEGQMRGTLRCQGLVYIAEGADVDATVEAAHVTVAGDLQGQVNCRGKLQIMPTGRVRATVTTQSLVINEGALFEGELHMEVGSVATSTVGEAAADDSVPSVLRRFAGEAGESSDAETSPGAQRAKEE; translated from the coding sequence ATGTCGTATCGTCCAGGCGGGTCAAGCTCCGGCTTTGGCGAGGCGGGGAACGCCCAGATGCCCGAGGCCTACAGCCTCATCGACCGACACTCGACCGTCGAGGGTACCTTCACCTCCGAACGCGACCTCCGCATTGAAGGGCAGATGCGGGGTACCCTGCGCTGCCAGGGGCTGGTCTACATCGCCGAGGGAGCCGACGTCGACGCCACCGTTGAGGCCGCCCACGTCACCGTCGCCGGAGACCTGCAGGGTCAGGTCAACTGCCGCGGCAAACTACAGATCATGCCGACCGGCCGCGTCCGCGCCACCGTCACGACCCAATCTCTGGTCATCAACGAGGGTGCCCTCTTCGAGGGCGAGCTGCACATGGAGGTCGGCTCGGTGGCCACGAGCACGGTGGGCGAGGCTGCCGCGGACGACTCGGTTCCGAGCGTCCTTCGACGCTTCGCCGGCGAGGCCGGGG